A section of the Glandiceps talaboti chromosome 8, keGlaTala1.1, whole genome shotgun sequence genome encodes:
- the LOC144438516 gene encoding acid-sensing ion channel 1B-like, whose amino-acid sequence MEYNLTEEELRGDIAVVDIFFEEMSYLYIKQVPAYEFLTFLADFGGQLGLCLGASLLSTYEMVEYIFLAIWKSCRPGQV is encoded by the exons ATGGAATATAACCTAACTGAAGAAGAATTACG CGGCGACATCGCAGTTGTTGATATCTTCTTTGAAGAAATGAGTTACCTTTACATCAAACAAGTACCGGCATACGAGTTTCTCACATTTCTAG CTGATTTCGGTGGTCAGCTTGGACTGTGTCTTGGAGCTAGTCTACTGAGTACCTATGAAATGgtggaatatatattcctaGCCATCTGGAAGTCATGCCGACCTGGACAGGTTTAA
- the LOC144439394 gene encoding acid-sensing ion channel 3-like produces MIRAFVVEDDEDVEVKQGSLCNLTIAKTQFQEFTSITPIHGVRYIGLPSTHHIRRFVYSCLVLVATCWVITYLYIASMKYTSYPVNTVISVQQTDELVFPAVTICNYNRYRKSYIKGTKLEQLLKQKFSPYAKVNLDMPSEGYLKDISDSRTNFELDAAHKKSSTVLQCHYRSGEMNIPCKPELNFTTTMTDYGVCYTFNDPGASDGYTPLSIRKGGSMDGLRLTLNVEQDEYSLGTNLGAGFKVNIIWPLSYNFPIARQCKTARLEDLISFEVNASSQGLVCTIVMLSLKTLGYLEISERTLIM; encoded by the exons ATGATTAGAGCATTTGTGGTAGAGGACGATGAAGACGTTGAAGTCAAGCAAGGAAGTCTTTGCAACTTGACGATTGCGAAGACACAGTTCCAAGAGTTTACAAGTATAACTCCGATTCACGGTGTTCGCTATATTGGTTTGCCAAGTACACATCATATACGAAG ATTTGTCTATTCGTGTTTAGTACTTGTTGCCACGTGCTGGGTGATAACATACCTGTATATTGCTAGTATGAAGTATACCTCGTACCCAGTAAATACGGTGATATCAGTTCAACAAACTGATGAATTGGTGTTCCCTGCCGTCACCATCTGCAACTACAACAGATACCGAAAAAGCTATATCAAAGGTACCAAACTTGAGCAACTTTTGAAGCAGAAGTTTTCGCCATATGCTAAGGTTAATCTTGACATGCCTTCAGAGGGATATTTGAAGGATATATCCGATAGTCGTACTAACTTTGAACTTGACGCCGCACATAAAAAATCTAGTACGGTATTGCAATGTCATTATCGAAGTGGCGAGATGAACATTCCATGCAAACCAGAACTAAACTTTACAACAACTATGACGGACTATGGTGTATGCTATACATTCAACGACCCAGGTGCATCTGACGGATACACTCCCTTAAGCATCCGTAAAGGTGGTAGCATGGATGGACTTCGGTTAACCCTTAACGTTGAGCAAGACGAGTATTCTCTGGGAACCAACTTGGGGGCAGGTTTTAAGGTAAATATCATATGGCCATTGTCATACAACTTTCCTATCGCAAGACAGTGCAAGACTGCAAGACTGGAAGACTTAATCAGTTTTGAGGTGAATGCCTCCAGTCAGGGTCTTGTATGTACCATTGTAATGCTATCATTGAAAACTCTAGGCTATCTTGAAATTTCTGAGCGCactttgataatgtaa